A window from Corynebacterium urogenitale encodes these proteins:
- the atpA gene encoding F0F1 ATP synthase subunit alpha codes for MAELTISSDEIRSAIANYTSSYSPEASREEVGVVTTAADGIAQVSGMPSVMANELLEFPGGVIGVAQNLDTDKVGVVVLGNYESLKEGDEVKRTGEVLSIPVGDKFLGRVINPLGQAIDGLGNIEAEEDRVLELQAPSVLMRQPVEEPMQTGIKAIDAMTPIGRGQRQLIIGDRKTGKTSVCIDTILNQRANWESGDPQKQVRCIYVAIGQKGSTIASIRKTLEDNGALEYTTIVAAPASDSAGFKWLAPFAGAALGQHWMYQGKHVLVIYDDLTKQAEAYRAISLLLRRPPGREAYPGDVFYLHSRLLERAAKLSDDLGGGSLTALPIIETKANDVSAFIPTNVISITDGQVFLESDLFNQGVRPAINVGVSVSRVGGAAQTKGMKKVSGSLRLDLAAYRDLEAFAAFASDLDPASKAQLERGKRLVELLKQTETKPQSVEDQMVSIWLAGEGEFDDVPVEDVRRFEAELIEHLHANNAGVYEQIEGGKPFTDESQAELKSAIADFKRSFQTTDGETIINEAEPRALDEDEVKKSQITVSRKTK; via the coding sequence ATGGCGGAGCTGACGATCTCCTCCGATGAGATCCGTAGCGCGATTGCGAACTACACCTCGAGCTACTCCCCGGAGGCCTCCCGTGAGGAGGTCGGCGTGGTTACGACGGCAGCTGACGGCATCGCTCAGGTGAGCGGTATGCCATCGGTGATGGCCAACGAGCTGCTCGAGTTCCCAGGTGGCGTTATCGGCGTCGCACAGAACCTTGACACCGACAAGGTCGGCGTCGTGGTCCTGGGTAACTACGAGTCCCTCAAGGAGGGCGACGAGGTCAAGCGGACCGGTGAGGTCCTTTCCATCCCGGTCGGGGACAAGTTCCTTGGCCGCGTTATCAACCCACTGGGTCAGGCCATCGATGGCCTCGGCAACATTGAGGCCGAGGAAGACCGTGTGCTGGAGCTGCAGGCTCCATCCGTGCTGATGCGTCAGCCGGTGGAAGAGCCAATGCAGACCGGCATCAAGGCGATCGATGCGATGACCCCTATCGGCCGTGGTCAGCGCCAGCTGATCATTGGTGACCGCAAGACCGGTAAGACCTCGGTCTGCATCGATACGATTCTGAACCAGCGCGCTAACTGGGAGTCCGGCGACCCTCAGAAGCAGGTGCGCTGCATTTACGTCGCGATTGGTCAGAAGGGTTCGACCATCGCGTCGATCCGTAAGACCCTTGAGGACAACGGCGCACTGGAGTACACCACCATCGTGGCTGCCCCAGCATCCGATTCCGCTGGCTTCAAGTGGCTGGCACCTTTCGCTGGCGCCGCACTGGGCCAGCACTGGATGTACCAGGGCAAGCACGTTCTGGTGATCTACGATGATCTGACCAAGCAGGCTGAGGCCTACCGTGCGATCTCCCTGCTGCTGCGTCGTCCACCGGGACGCGAAGCATACCCGGGTGACGTCTTCTACCTGCACTCCCGCCTGCTGGAGCGTGCAGCGAAGCTGTCTGATGATCTCGGCGGCGGCTCCCTAACCGCTCTGCCAATCATCGAGACCAAGGCAAACGACGTCTCCGCCTTCATCCCAACCAACGTTATTTCCATTACCGACGGCCAGGTCTTCCTGGAGTCCGACCTGTTCAACCAGGGCGTCCGTCCGGCAATTAACGTCGGTGTGTCCGTGTCTCGTGTGGGTGGTGCCGCACAGACCAAGGGTATGAAGAAGGTTTCCGGTTCCCTGCGTCTGGACCTGGCTGCCTACCGTGACCTGGAGGCATTCGCCGCCTTCGCGTCCGACCTGGACCCAGCTTCCAAGGCTCAGCTGGAGCGCGGTAAGCGTCTGGTTGAGCTGCTGAAGCAGACCGAGACCAAGCCGCAGTCCGTCGAGGATCAGATGGTTTCCATCTGGCTGGCCGGCGAAGGCGAGTTCGACGACGTCCCAGTCGAGGATGTCCGTCGTTTCGAGGCCGAGCTGATCGAGCACCTGCACGCTAACAACGCTGGTGTTTACGAGCAGATCGAGGGTGGCAAGCCATTCACCGACGAGTCCCAGGCTGAGCTGAAGTCCGCTATCGCAGACTTCAAGCGCTCCTTCCAGACCACCGATGGTGAGACCATCATCAACGAGGCTGAGCCACGTGCTCTCGATGAGGACGAGGTCAAGAAGTCTCAGATCACTGTTTCTCGCAAGACCAAGTAA
- a CDS encoding F0F1 ATP synthase subunit delta, giving the protein MHAASREALERLNASLDQGLSESANTVEIGATNGSELFEVVDTLDTDRSLRVALVDAAAAPEQRVSLIKGLLAGKVSASTEEIVSAAVSQNWSDTRDFRNGLIALGRRALLRSAEAQGQLERVEEELFQLARIVEREPQLEMLLADKAVSADARRDLLAKVLYGKVTSVTEALALQAVGRVQKRPVEDLDALCDEVAALSGREVARVRSAAPLGEQQQSLLADKLEKIYGRKIAVHSEVDSSLLGGAVIRVGDEVIDGSTAGKLRKLRRSLA; this is encoded by the coding sequence ATGCACGCAGCGAGCCGAGAGGCATTGGAGCGACTTAACGCATCCCTGGATCAGGGACTGAGTGAGTCCGCCAACACGGTTGAAATCGGAGCTACGAACGGCAGCGAGCTGTTCGAGGTTGTTGACACGCTCGATACCGACCGCAGCCTGCGCGTCGCATTGGTCGATGCAGCGGCTGCACCGGAGCAGCGCGTGTCTCTGATTAAGGGCCTGCTGGCTGGCAAGGTATCTGCCTCCACTGAGGAGATCGTGTCCGCTGCTGTGTCCCAAAACTGGTCTGATACCCGCGACTTCCGCAATGGGCTGATTGCACTGGGCCGCCGTGCCCTGCTGCGGTCCGCAGAGGCGCAGGGTCAGCTAGAGCGCGTCGAGGAGGAGCTTTTCCAACTCGCACGCATCGTTGAGCGCGAGCCACAACTAGAGATGCTGCTGGCAGATAAGGCTGTGTCCGCGGATGCACGCCGCGATCTGCTGGCAAAGGTGCTGTACGGCAAGGTCACGTCCGTGACCGAAGCCTTGGCATTGCAGGCGGTTGGCCGCGTACAGAAGCGTCCGGTCGAGGACTTGGACGCGCTGTGCGACGAGGTTGCAGCTCTGTCTGGCCGCGAGGTTGCTCGCGTCCGCAGCGCCGCACCACTGGGTGAACAGCAGCAGTCCCTTCTGGCGGACAAGCTGGAAAAGATTTACGGTCGCAAGATTGCGGTGCATTCTGAGGTTGACTCCAGCCTCCTCGGTGGTGCCGTAATTCGTGTCGGCGACGAAGTGATTGACGGAAGTACCGCAGGTAAGCTGCGCAAGCTCCGCCGATCCCTCGCTTAA
- a CDS encoding F0F1 ATP synthase subunit B: MTNYFLLAAAEGGLPLEDAPSPLIPPLYDIVWSLIPFAVILVVFWKAILPKFQEVLHQREDQIEGGIQRAEAAQAEAKAALEKYNAQLAEARTEAAQIRDDARSQGQKIIADMKAQATDESNRIIESGNKQLEAQRSAVVADLRKEMGENSITLAERLLGEQLSDDVKRSGTIDNFLADLDRVGNAGK, translated from the coding sequence ATGACGAACTACTTTTTGCTGGCAGCTGCCGAAGGTGGCCTGCCATTGGAGGATGCGCCTAGCCCGCTGATTCCACCGCTGTACGATATCGTCTGGTCCCTCATCCCGTTTGCAGTGATTCTGGTTGTCTTCTGGAAGGCCATCCTTCCTAAGTTCCAGGAAGTTCTGCACCAGCGCGAGGACCAGATTGAGGGTGGCATCCAGCGCGCCGAGGCAGCTCAGGCAGAGGCCAAGGCAGCACTGGAGAAGTACAACGCTCAGCTCGCAGAGGCTCGCACCGAGGCCGCTCAGATCCGCGATGATGCCCGTTCCCAGGGACAGAAGATCATCGCTGACATGAAGGCTCAAGCTACCGATGAGTCGAACCGAATCATCGAGTCCGGTAACAAGCAGCTCGAGGCACAGCGCTCCGCTGTCGTCGCCGATCTGCGCAAGGAAATGGGCGAGAACTCGATCACCCTGGCTGAGCGCCTCCTGGGCGAGCAGCTGTCCGATGATGTGAAGCGTTCTGGCACCATCGATAACTTCCTCGCCGATCTCGATCGAGTCGGCAACGCTGGGAAGTGA
- a CDS encoding ATP synthase F0 subunit C → MNDLILLAQDSTTALTGLGSIGYGLAAIGPGIGVGLVAGKTAEAMARQPEMAGQLRTTMFLGIAFTEALALIGLVAGFLFA, encoded by the coding sequence ATGAACGACCTCATTCTTCTGGCTCAGGATTCCACCACCGCTCTGACCGGTCTGGGCTCCATCGGCTACGGCCTGGCAGCTATCGGCCCTGGCATCGGCGTGGGTCTGGTTGCAGGCAAGACCGCTGAGGCTATGGCTCGCCAGCCAGAGATGGCAGGCCAGCTGCGTACCACCATGTTCCTGGGTATCGCCTTCACCGAGGCCCTGGCCCTGATCGGCCTGGTCGCTGGCTTCCTGTTCGCCTAA
- the atpB gene encoding F0F1 ATP synthase subunit A — MKGEFHSPSLEHEFFPGQLDPNQLWFDGFLNGAFALDRLMLIRILMILLVTAFFFFAMRKPKLIPRGVQNFAELALDFVRIHIAEDILGKKEGRRFLPVIAAIFFAVLAVNLPTIIPFLNISPSARIGFPLVLALVAYVVFIYAGVKRYGFGKFVKSSLVIPGLPPFLHVIVVPIEFFSTFVLRPMTLTIRLMANMLAGHLILVMLFSATNFFFWQLNGWTLLAGGTILFAVAFSFFELMVIFLQAYIFALLTAVYIELSLHADEH; from the coding sequence ATGAAGGGCGAGTTCCATAGCCCTTCATTGGAACACGAATTCTTCCCGGGGCAATTGGATCCAAACCAGCTATGGTTTGACGGATTCCTCAACGGCGCCTTCGCGCTTGATCGTCTGATGCTCATCCGCATCCTGATGATCCTGCTCGTCACCGCATTCTTCTTCTTTGCCATGCGCAAGCCGAAGTTGATTCCACGCGGTGTGCAGAACTTCGCAGAATTGGCGCTGGACTTCGTCCGTATCCATATTGCGGAGGACATTCTGGGGAAGAAGGAGGGACGTCGCTTCCTTCCTGTTATCGCCGCGATCTTCTTCGCTGTTCTTGCAGTTAACCTGCCGACGATCATCCCATTCCTGAACATCTCGCCTAGCGCCCGAATTGGCTTCCCGCTGGTTCTGGCCCTCGTGGCATACGTGGTGTTCATCTACGCGGGTGTGAAGCGTTACGGTTTTGGCAAGTTCGTGAAGTCTTCGCTGGTTATCCCAGGTCTGCCACCATTCCTTCACGTAATCGTGGTACCGATCGAATTCTTCTCCACTTTCGTCCTTCGTCCGATGACGTTGACTATCCGTCTTATGGCCAACATGCTGGCCGGACACCTCATCCTCGTCATGCTGTTTAGCGCCACGAACTTCTTCTTCTGGCAGCTCAACGGCTGGACCTTGCTGGCTGGCGGTACCATCCTCTTCGCCGTTGCATTCTCCTTCTTCGAGCTCATGGTCATCTTCCTGCAGGCGTACATCTTCGCACTGCTGACGGCCGTGTACATCGAGTTGTCACTGCACGCCGACGAGCACTAA
- a CDS encoding MraY family glycosyltransferase, with translation MNSADVLHVAQPSVGAGVPLRELALVLFIGCATTFLVTGIVRSVILRWGQISAPRERDVHKVPTPRLGGVAMFTGMIVAITVASQLPALNRGFPPVTPDMAAVVIAAFVIVVVGVFDDLYDISWMLKLGGQLVAAVVMSLMGLSWYLFYVPVGDGTTLILDQVQSTVLTAILTVTIVNAMNFVDGLDGLAAGLGAIAAGTILVFSLTILHDQGGTVSAYPPAIISSVLLGVCVGFLPHNFSPARIFMGDSGSMLIGLLLSAACVSASGRINMSLYGTADVLALLSPMIVVLAALFIPLLDLLLAVVRRVAQGKSPFAPDKKHLHHRLLRLGHTQKRVVLVLYSWVAVVAFAAVGATVLPPLITLVVFLATLLVVGLVTVVPMFQGRAARDSAG, from the coding sequence GTGAATTCCGCCGATGTACTGCATGTGGCGCAGCCGAGCGTGGGGGCTGGCGTGCCTTTGCGCGAGCTTGCCCTCGTGCTGTTCATAGGCTGTGCCACAACATTCCTGGTTACGGGCATCGTACGATCCGTCATTTTGCGGTGGGGGCAGATCAGTGCCCCACGCGAGCGGGATGTGCACAAGGTTCCCACACCGCGTCTGGGCGGAGTGGCGATGTTTACAGGCATGATTGTGGCCATTACGGTGGCCAGCCAGTTGCCCGCGCTCAATCGTGGGTTCCCGCCGGTGACTCCCGATATGGCAGCTGTGGTGATTGCCGCTTTCGTCATCGTGGTGGTTGGGGTGTTTGACGATCTGTACGATATCTCGTGGATGCTCAAACTCGGAGGCCAATTAGTCGCCGCTGTTGTTATGTCCCTGATGGGTTTGTCCTGGTACCTCTTCTACGTGCCAGTTGGGGACGGGACCACGCTGATCCTCGATCAGGTCCAGTCCACAGTCTTGACTGCGATCCTGACGGTGACGATCGTCAATGCGATGAACTTTGTGGATGGTCTGGACGGTCTGGCCGCTGGCCTCGGAGCGATCGCAGCCGGAACGATCCTCGTGTTCTCCCTGACAATTCTTCACGATCAGGGCGGAACGGTTTCTGCGTATCCGCCGGCCATCATCTCTTCCGTGCTGCTGGGTGTGTGCGTGGGTTTCCTGCCACATAATTTCTCTCCGGCGCGCATTTTTATGGGGGATTCCGGCTCGATGCTCATCGGCCTGCTGCTGTCAGCGGCCTGCGTGTCCGCCTCCGGGCGTATCAATATGTCCTTGTATGGCACGGCCGATGTTCTTGCTTTGCTGTCGCCGATGATCGTTGTGCTCGCAGCGTTGTTCATTCCGTTGTTGGATCTTCTCCTTGCCGTGGTTCGCCGAGTGGCGCAGGGAAAGTCGCCTTTTGCGCCGGATAAAAAGCATCTGCACCACCGTTTGTTGCGGCTGGGGCACACGCAAAAGCGCGTGGTGCTGGTTCTTTACAGCTGGGTGGCGGTTGTCGCTTTCGCGGCGGTCGGAGCTACCGTCCTGCCTCCTCTGATCACCCTCGTTGTCTTCCTGGCGACGTTACTGGTTGTCGGGCTCGTGACCGTCGTGCCCATGTTCCAAGGGCGTGCGGCGAGGGATTCTGCAGGATAA
- a CDS encoding L-threonylcarbamoyladenylate synthase codes for MSQRVDATDPHNREQAIASAASAVKGGRLVVLPTDTVYGIGCDAFDNQAVEALLRAKHRGPDMPVPVLVGSWDTVQGLVREYSFNMRRLVEAFWPGGLSVVVHQAPSLPWNLGDTRGTVMLRMPLHPVALELLNRTGPMAVSSANISGQPPATSVAQAESQLGEDVIVYIDGGEATIGEASTIVDLSSGRPRILREGATSAEQIGAVLGMSAAELRGQI; via the coding sequence ATGTCTCAGCGCGTCGATGCGACAGATCCGCACAATCGGGAACAGGCGATCGCCAGTGCAGCCAGTGCAGTTAAGGGTGGTCGTCTCGTCGTCCTGCCGACGGACACCGTCTACGGCATCGGTTGCGATGCCTTCGATAACCAGGCGGTGGAAGCACTTCTGCGCGCTAAGCACCGGGGTCCGGATATGCCGGTGCCCGTGCTTGTCGGCAGTTGGGACACTGTGCAGGGGCTAGTCCGTGAGTACAGCTTCAATATGCGTCGTCTCGTGGAGGCCTTCTGGCCCGGTGGCCTGTCTGTCGTGGTCCACCAAGCTCCCAGCCTGCCGTGGAACCTCGGGGACACGCGGGGGACGGTGATGCTGCGGATGCCGCTGCATCCTGTCGCACTGGAATTGTTGAACCGCACCGGTCCGATGGCTGTGAGCTCGGCGAATATCTCCGGCCAACCTCCAGCAACCAGCGTGGCGCAGGCGGAGAGTCAGCTGGGGGAGGACGTGATCGTGTACATCGACGGTGGTGAGGCAACGATCGGTGAGGCGTCCACGATTGTCGATCTGTCGTCGGGTCGGCCGCGCATTCTCCGCGAGGGGGCGACGAGCGCGGAGCAGATTGGCGCCGTGCTGGGAATGTCCGCGGCTGAACTTCGGGGGCAGATCTAG
- a CDS encoding N5-glutamine methyltransferase family protein, with product MTSADSTRPTVSMAVRAGAQVLAAAGIDAPAVEARLLMSYALADSPAKGHPRVPLDSSALFMRGDEPAPAVFERWLRSRAERIPLQHIAGSAPFCGVDLLSGPEGFVPRPETELLVDWADRWLRTYWTERTTFELSRRLFSGHLTVVDVCSGPGTIALGLAHRLGTMAPATGADIEIIGLEIDHQAIELARANERQLRDRGLLASNIDVRFHRADVRDPSIVGRLGLVNSAQLVLSNPPYVPETAIDQGLISPEVMADPRTAVFAGSDGMELMDPLVRTMELLSAPVAALAIEHDDATGPLVRSILEEHKMLSVEQHRDLAERDRFVTARVQRDPGDIPRTRVWS from the coding sequence GTGACGAGTGCTGATTCCACCCGCCCCACTGTCTCCATGGCAGTGCGTGCGGGTGCTCAGGTTTTGGCCGCTGCTGGTATCGATGCACCAGCGGTGGAGGCCCGCCTTCTGATGTCCTACGCACTGGCAGACTCGCCTGCGAAGGGGCATCCGCGTGTTCCCCTCGATAGCTCCGCACTATTCATGCGTGGCGATGAGCCGGCACCGGCGGTCTTCGAGCGCTGGTTGCGCAGCCGCGCTGAGCGTATCCCACTGCAGCACATCGCGGGCTCAGCGCCCTTCTGTGGCGTGGACTTGCTGTCCGGCCCCGAGGGCTTTGTCCCCCGCCCGGAGACGGAGCTGCTCGTCGATTGGGCGGACCGCTGGTTGCGCACCTACTGGACCGAGCGCACGACCTTCGAGCTCTCGAGACGGCTATTTTCCGGCCATCTCACCGTGGTCGATGTGTGCTCGGGACCTGGCACTATCGCATTGGGGCTTGCCCACCGGTTGGGGACCATGGCGCCGGCAACCGGTGCGGATATTGAGATTATCGGGCTAGAGATCGATCACCAGGCGATCGAGTTGGCCCGAGCGAATGAGAGACAGCTGCGGGATCGGGGCCTGTTGGCGTCGAATATTGACGTGCGATTCCACCGCGCGGACGTCAGGGACCCCAGCATCGTCGGGCGACTCGGCCTCGTGAACTCCGCACAACTCGTGCTCAGTAATCCGCCGTACGTCCCCGAAACGGCAATTGACCAGGGGCTCATCAGCCCGGAGGTGATGGCAGACCCTCGTACGGCCGTGTTCGCGGGCAGCGACGGGATGGAGCTGATGGATCCGCTCGTGCGGACCATGGAGCTGCTCAGCGCGCCCGTGGCCGCCTTAGCCATTGAGCATGACGACGCCACCGGCCCGCTTGTTCGCTCCATCCTCGAAGAACACAAGATGCTAAGCGTCGAGCAGCACCGGGACCTTGCCGAGCGCGATCGATTTGTCACCGCCCGAGTCCAGCGCGATCCGGGGGACATTCCGCGCACTCGTGTGTGGTCCTAG